The Halosimplex litoreum genome has a window encoding:
- a CDS encoding DUF7520 family protein, with the protein MTANTDRLALGGRVAGSRVVLAVYLAVLGVAGAMGALLGYVNPEGMNPSLFFVVDLPASPLGMATFGVVTVGVGLGVLLLAVRYVSRYDESRIE; encoded by the coding sequence GTGACAGCCAACACCGATCGACTGGCGCTCGGCGGGCGGGTCGCGGGCTCGCGCGTCGTCCTGGCGGTGTACCTGGCCGTGCTCGGCGTCGCAGGCGCGATGGGCGCCCTGCTGGGGTACGTCAACCCCGAGGGCATGAACCCGTCCCTGTTCTTCGTCGTCGATTTACCGGCGTCGCCGCTCGGGATGGCGACGTTCGGAGTGGTCACCGTCGGCGTCGGCCTGGGCGTGCTCCTGCTCGCGGTCCGGTACGTCTCGCGCTACGACGAGAGCCGGATCGAATAG
- the ctaD gene encoding cytochrome c oxidase subunit I, translating to MVSAQLTLTVLMGVFLVGVVAFLSRVEDWRSYTPLVSGGGGGYGDAGAVVHREKPAGITRWLTTVDHKDIGILYGTYAVIAFAVGGLMAFGIRVQLIAPTGAVFENGFYNAILTSHGITMLFLFGTPIIAAFANYFVPLLIGADDMAFPRINAIAFWLLPPGALLIWAGFFLPDMTGAQTAWTMYTPLSAEQANPGVDLMLLGLHLTGVSATMGAINFIATIFTERDDDVSWANLDIFSWTILTQSALILFAFPLLGSALIMLLLDRNLATTFFTVDGGSPILWQHLFWFFGHPEVYILVLPPMGIVSYVIPKFSGRKLFGFKFVVYSTLAIGVLSFGVWAHHMFTTGIDPRLRASFMAVSLAIAIPSAVKTFNWITTMWNGRIRLTTPMLFCIGFVANFIIGGVTGVFLASVPVDQILHDTYYVVGHFHYVVMGAIAFAGFAGIYYWFPIFTGRMYQRTLGKAHFWLSMIGTNITFFAMLFLGYLGMPRRYATYDFNSAIAPLNMVTLMHQAASVGAVILLIGQIIFVWNLLSSWLEGPQLEDPDPWDLKETDQHGREFEWHERRITTALADGGEEEKAVTDGGVESDADDAASEPRPDGGEVVDEDGAGDTEN from the coding sequence ATGGTATCAGCGCAGCTCACGCTCACGGTGTTGATGGGGGTTTTCCTCGTCGGCGTCGTAGCGTTTCTCTCACGGGTCGAAGACTGGCGCTCGTATACACCGCTGGTGAGCGGTGGTGGCGGCGGGTACGGTGACGCCGGTGCCGTCGTCCACCGCGAGAAGCCGGCGGGCATCACTCGCTGGCTGACGACGGTCGACCACAAGGACATCGGCATCCTCTACGGCACGTACGCCGTCATCGCCTTCGCCGTCGGTGGCCTGATGGCCTTCGGTATCCGGGTGCAGCTCATCGCGCCGACCGGCGCGGTCTTCGAAAACGGCTTCTACAACGCCATCCTGACCAGCCACGGGATTACGATGCTGTTCCTGTTCGGGACGCCCATCATCGCGGCGTTCGCGAACTACTTCGTCCCGCTGTTGATCGGGGCCGACGACATGGCGTTCCCGCGGATCAACGCTATCGCCTTCTGGCTGCTCCCGCCCGGTGCGCTGCTCATCTGGGCCGGCTTCTTCCTGCCGGACATGACGGGCGCACAGACCGCCTGGACGATGTACACGCCGCTGTCGGCCGAACAGGCCAACCCCGGCGTCGACCTGATGCTGCTCGGTCTACACCTCACCGGGGTCTCGGCGACGATGGGGGCGATCAACTTCATCGCGACCATCTTCACCGAGCGCGACGACGACGTCAGCTGGGCGAACCTCGACATCTTCTCGTGGACCATCCTCACCCAGTCGGCGCTCATCCTCTTCGCGTTCCCGCTGCTGGGCAGCGCCCTCATCATGCTCCTGCTCGACCGCAACCTCGCGACGACGTTCTTCACCGTCGACGGCGGGAGCCCCATCCTCTGGCAACACCTGTTCTGGTTCTTCGGCCACCCAGAGGTGTACATCCTCGTGCTCCCGCCGATGGGGATCGTCAGCTACGTCATCCCCAAGTTCTCCGGCCGCAAGCTGTTCGGGTTCAAGTTCGTCGTCTACTCGACGCTGGCCATCGGCGTCCTGAGCTTCGGCGTCTGGGCCCACCACATGTTCACGACGGGCATCGACCCGCGGCTGCGCGCCTCGTTCATGGCCGTCTCGCTCGCAATCGCGATACCCTCCGCGGTCAAGACGTTCAACTGGATCACGACGATGTGGAACGGCCGCATTCGGCTGACCACGCCGATGCTGTTCTGCATCGGCTTCGTCGCGAACTTCATCATCGGCGGCGTGACCGGCGTCTTCCTCGCCAGCGTCCCCGTCGACCAGATCCTCCACGACACCTACTACGTGGTCGGTCACTTCCACTACGTCGTGATGGGCGCCATCGCGTTCGCCGGATTCGCCGGTATCTACTACTGGTTCCCCATCTTCACCGGTCGGATGTACCAGCGCACGCTCGGCAAGGCCCACTTCTGGCTGTCGATGATCGGGACCAACATCACCTTCTTCGCGATGCTGTTCCTGGGCTACCTCGGCATGCCCCGCCGGTACGCGACCTACGACTTCAACAGCGCCATCGCACCGCTGAACATGGTGACGCTGATGCACCAGGCGGCTTCCGTCGGTGCCGTCATCCTGCTGATCGGCCAGATCATCTTCGTCTGGAACCTGCTCTCCTCCTGGCTGGAAGGCCCCCAGCTCGAGGACCCCGACCCGTGGGACCTCAAGGAGACCGACCAGCACGGCCGCGAGTTCGAGTGGCACGAGCGCCGCATCACGACCGCGCTGGCGGACGGCGGTGAGGAAGAGAAGGCCGTCACGGACGGCGGTGTCGAGAGTGACGCGGACGATGCCGCTTCGGAGCCCCGTCCCGACGGTGGCGAAGTCGTCGACGAGGACGGCGCCGGCGACACCGAGAACTGA
- a CDS encoding DUF6684 family protein: MSEKVFDRETLLDLTVNFIPLGILIFFIGAFALFAPWGVDPLVTGLQFAIVGVTAVLLVILTYYAGKAISSAENEMDVDHE; the protein is encoded by the coding sequence ATGTCAGAGAAGGTCTTCGACCGCGAGACGCTGCTTGACCTGACGGTCAACTTCATCCCGCTGGGGATCCTGATCTTCTTCATCGGTGCGTTCGCGCTGTTCGCCCCGTGGGGCGTCGACCCGCTGGTCACGGGCCTCCAGTTCGCTATCGTCGGCGTGACCGCCGTTCTGCTCGTCATCCTGACGTACTACGCCGGCAAAGCGATCTCCTCCGCCGAGAACGAGATGGACGTCGACCACGAGTGA